A region of Thermodesulfobacteriota bacterium DNA encodes the following proteins:
- a CDS encoding DUF503 domain-containing protein, with the protein MGIITFRLHECHSLKGKRKIIKSIIRRLQNKFNASVAEVGFNDIYQRSQIGFSLVGNNRKVVNSKIDKVFNMAEEFGLGEIIDTEMEIISINNFKS; encoded by the coding sequence ATGGGAATTATTACATTCAGGTTACATGAATGTCACTCCTTGAAAGGCAAAAGAAAAATTATTAAATCGATTATCCGCCGGTTGCAAAATAAGTTTAACGCTTCCGTGGCTGAGGTCGGTTTCAATGATATTTATCAAAGATCTCAAATAGGTTTTTCCCTGGTGGGAAACAACCGAAAAGTGGTAAACTCAAAGATAGACAAGGTTTTTAATATGGCGGAAGAATTTGGACTTGGCGAAATCATTGATACTGAAATGGAAATCATCAGTATAAACAATTTTAAAAGTTAA
- the rbfA gene encoding 30S ribosome-binding factor RbfA: MINYERSDRVSGLIQQVLSEILQKGIKDPRLKMTTITNVKMSRDLRVARIYYAISGGEKSVEEVAQGFKSARGFVKRSLAGKLGLRYMPELEFFYDDSFDYGDHINKILKSIQKENGSDNQSTAKQ, from the coding sequence ATGATAAATTATGAGCGTTCTGACAGGGTAAGCGGCCTGATACAGCAAGTTCTGTCGGAGATACTCCAAAAAGGGATAAAAGATCCCCGTCTTAAAATGACCACCATTACCAATGTCAAAATGTCGCGGGATTTAAGAGTTGCGCGGATCTACTATGCCATATCCGGTGGAGAAAAAAGTGTCGAAGAAGTTGCCCAGGGATTTAAAAGTGCCAGGGGATTTGTGAAAAGATCTCTTGCCGGTAAGCTCGGGCTGCGTTATATGCCTGAACTTGAATTTTTTTATGACGACTCTTTCGATTACGGAGATCATATAAACAAAATTCTAAAGTCAATACAAAAGGAAAATGGATCGGATAATCAATCAACTGCAAAGCAGTAA
- a CDS encoding bifunctional oligoribonuclease/PAP phosphatase NrnA has protein sequence MDRIINQLQSSNHVLLASHANPDGDAVGSTIAMGLLLNAADKKITLYNESSIPAVYRFLPRVEMIGNQLNSANEFDTAVILDCSDLARIGTAASMVKNIPAIINMDHHISNSHFGHFHFIDPSASSTAEIIYQLIKKMDVAIDKSMATSIYTGILTDTGSFRFSNTTQAAFAICREMVEKGVDPSDVAQHVYGRYSLGRIKLLNLALDSIEILHNGKLSIMTVTQEMLSKTRTSAEDIDGLINYARRIEDVKIAALIHEKQNGGHHLKGSGQFHISLRSDGTVDVSAIAASFGGGGHATAAGFDVQAGLDKIKSDIANLSEKN, from the coding sequence ATGGATCGGATAATCAATCAACTGCAAAGCAGTAATCATGTTTTGCTGGCATCTCATGCAAACCCTGACGGTGATGCGGTCGGTTCCACCATCGCTATGGGGCTTTTGCTAAACGCAGCAGATAAGAAAATAACTTTGTACAACGAAAGTTCGATTCCTGCCGTATATCGTTTCCTGCCCCGTGTTGAAATGATTGGAAATCAGCTTAATTCGGCCAATGAATTTGATACCGCCGTTATCCTTGATTGCAGTGATTTAGCACGTATCGGCACAGCCGCTTCCATGGTAAAGAATATACCGGCAATTATCAATATGGACCACCATATTTCCAATAGCCATTTTGGTCATTTCCACTTCATTGATCCATCTGCCAGTTCAACTGCGGAAATAATTTACCAGCTGATAAAAAAGATGGATGTTGCCATTGATAAGAGCATGGCTACCTCGATATACACAGGGATATTAACCGACACAGGTTCATTTCGTTTTTCCAATACAACCCAGGCGGCTTTTGCCATATGTCGGGAAATGGTTGAAAAAGGAGTTGACCCTTCTGATGTTGCCCAGCATGTGTATGGCAGGTACTCTCTTGGCCGAATTAAACTTTTGAATCTTGCGCTAGATTCAATTGAAATTCTGCATAATGGGAAACTGTCGATAATGACCGTTACCCAGGAAATGCTAAGCAAAACGCGTACAAGCGCTGAAGATATTGATGGTCTTATCAATTACGCCAGACGAATAGAAGATGTAAAAATAGCAGCACTTATTCATGAGAAACAAAACGGCGGACACCATTTAAAAGGTTCCGGCCAATTTCACATCAGCCTCAGATCTGATGGAACTGTGGACGTTTCCGCCATTGCCGCTTCTTTTGGTGGAGGCGGGCATGCAACTGCAGCAGGATTCGACGTACAAGCAGGCCTGGATAAAATAAAATCTGATATTGCAAACTTGTCAGAAAAAAATTAA
- the truB gene encoding tRNA pseudouridine(55) synthase TruB — translation MSRLSGIRDPASKNRKELNGVLVVDKPAGISSAKVVAIVKKALSANKVGHTGTLDPFATGVLACCINHATKLATFFLPGNKKYTALVHLGVETDTQDSTGNIIATCNKVDFSENLIRSVFKRFEGKIEQLPPVFSALKHKGVPLYKLARKGRPVQKPSRSVFISYIDILDINLPFVRFEVLCSSGTYVRTLCADIGTSLGCGAHLKELRRTESSQFSISDAVTIPELKKLAKCGKLSRRLITMTDALKDMTGFMANDNLTQKIFHGSIITRKDVFPDLKKNQTGQEGLFKIVNRENKLIAVLTLDKGKNSFKYNCVFHT, via the coding sequence ATGAGCAGGTTATCCGGCATCAGAGATCCAGCTTCAAAAAACCGGAAGGAATTAAACGGCGTATTGGTTGTTGATAAGCCCGCCGGTATTTCATCGGCAAAAGTAGTTGCTATTGTAAAAAAAGCTTTGTCGGCCAATAAAGTTGGGCACACGGGGACGCTGGATCCTTTTGCCACAGGTGTATTGGCATGCTGTATCAATCATGCGACCAAACTGGCAACGTTTTTTTTGCCAGGCAACAAGAAATACACCGCCCTGGTTCATCTGGGCGTTGAAACTGATACACAGGATTCGACCGGGAACATTATAGCAACATGCAATAAGGTTGATTTTTCCGAAAATTTGATTCGGTCGGTATTTAAACGGTTTGAGGGAAAAATTGAACAGCTTCCGCCGGTTTTTTCGGCATTGAAACACAAGGGTGTGCCCCTTTACAAATTGGCCAGAAAGGGAAGACCCGTGCAAAAACCGTCAAGAAGTGTCTTTATTTCATACATAGACATCCTTGACATTAACTTGCCGTTTGTGAGATTTGAGGTTCTCTGCTCTTCAGGAACCTATGTCAGGACCCTTTGCGCGGACATAGGAACATCTCTTGGTTGTGGGGCTCATCTGAAAGAACTGCGGCGAACCGAAAGCAGTCAATTTTCAATCAGCGATGCGGTAACCATACCTGAGTTGAAAAAACTGGCAAAATGCGGGAAACTTTCCCGGCGTCTGATAACCATGACGGACGCATTGAAGGATATGACCGGTTTTATGGCAAATGATAATTTGACCCAAAAAATTTTTCATGGCAGTATCATCACTAGAAAGGATGTTTTCCCTGATTTAAAGAAAAATCAGACCGGCCAGGAGGGTTTGTTCAAGATTGTTAACCGCGAAAATAAACTTATTGCTGTATTAACCCTTGATAAAGGAAAAAACAGCTTTAAATATAACTGTGTTTTTCATACATAG
- the rpsO gene encoding 30S ribosomal protein S15 translates to MVFTTESKKKLIEKFRLHEEDTGSPEVQIGLLTNRISYLTEHLKIHKKDHHSRRGLLMLVGRRRRLLNYVKFKDVNRYRAIIETLGLKR, encoded by the coding sequence GTGGTATTTACAACAGAAAGTAAAAAAAAGCTGATTGAAAAATTTAGGCTGCACGAAGAGGATACAGGTTCACCGGAAGTCCAGATTGGACTTTTGACCAACCGTATCTCCTATCTTACCGAGCATCTGAAGATTCATAAAAAAGACCATCATTCCAGAAGAGGTTTGCTGATGCTGGTAGGCAGACGCCGCAGACTATTAAATTATGTGAAATTCAAGGATGTGAACCGGTACCGAGCTATCATCGAAACCCTGGGTCTTAAGCGATAG
- the pnp gene encoding polyribonucleotide nucleotidyltransferase, producing the protein MENLFKTDFGGKSLTIQTGKVAKQASGSVMVQYGETMVLVSVVSAHEERSTDFLPLTVEYVEKIYAAGRIPGNYFRREIGRPSEKETLTSRLIDRPIRPLFPKGYRYETQVIATVLSMDQENDPDILAMIGASAALEISDIPFAGPIACARVGRINGNLVVNPAISDYESSDINIIVAGSKTGVVMVEGGGDVVSESDMLEAVLFGHRAMQPVIELQQKLKDAAGKAKRPFALPEKDPALVDMIETKAMSSMREAVLIPEKIQRSASLRAVKAKIFENLGEDYADRRTEVYEILNDIQKNICRILILKEGRRIDNRKFDEIRPITCEAGVLPRPHGSALFTRGETQVLGVLTLGSGRDEQRVETLSGEELRPFMLHYNFPPFSVGEVKRIGGPSRRDIGHGGLSTRAIEKVLPSKEEFDYTIRIVSEVLESNGSSSMGTVCSGILALMDGGVPIKAPVAGIAMGLVKEEDQVVILSDILGDEDHTGDMDFKVAGTKDGITALQMDIKILELSREIMEKALEQARVGRLFILDRMLEALKEPRNKISPHAPTIITINVVPDKIREVIGPGGKTIRSIQSETNTQVEIDDSGLVKIAAVSKKDGEAAKEMINEIIAVPEVGRIYQGTVVKIMDFGAFVQIMPGTDGLVHISQLADHRVAKVTDIVKEGEKIKVKVLEVNRDGKIRLSLKAALEEES; encoded by the coding sequence ATGGAAAATTTATTTAAAACGGATTTCGGAGGGAAATCCCTTACTATCCAAACAGGAAAGGTTGCAAAACAGGCTTCCGGTTCGGTGATGGTTCAATATGGAGAAACAATGGTGCTGGTTTCAGTCGTATCCGCCCATGAGGAACGGTCGACCGATTTTCTTCCCCTTACCGTTGAATACGTAGAAAAGATTTATGCTGCCGGCAGGATACCCGGTAATTATTTCAGGCGTGAAATAGGACGACCCAGTGAAAAGGAAACACTTACCTCCCGTTTGATCGACCGGCCGATCCGTCCCCTGTTTCCCAAAGGATATCGCTATGAAACTCAAGTCATTGCAACTGTTCTTTCAATGGATCAGGAAAATGATCCGGATATACTTGCTATGATCGGGGCATCCGCAGCTTTGGAAATATCAGATATTCCATTCGCAGGCCCCATCGCCTGCGCCCGTGTGGGTCGTATCAATGGTAACCTTGTGGTCAATCCGGCGATCAGTGATTATGAAAGTTCCGATATTAACATCATTGTTGCCGGTTCCAAAACAGGGGTGGTCATGGTTGAAGGTGGCGGAGATGTTGTCAGTGAATCCGACATGCTTGAAGCTGTTTTATTCGGTCACCGCGCCATGCAGCCTGTTATTGAGCTTCAGCAAAAATTAAAAGACGCTGCCGGAAAAGCAAAACGTCCTTTTGCCCTCCCGGAAAAAGATCCAGCCCTGGTAGACATGATTGAAACCAAAGCGATGTCTTCTATGCGTGAAGCTGTTCTGATTCCGGAAAAAATCCAGCGTTCGGCTTCTCTTCGTGCAGTTAAAGCGAAAATTTTTGAAAATCTTGGTGAAGACTATGCAGATAGGAGAACGGAGGTATACGAAATCCTTAATGACATCCAGAAGAATATTTGCCGCATACTTATCTTAAAAGAAGGACGTCGTATCGATAACAGAAAGTTCGATGAAATAAGACCGATTACATGTGAAGCTGGCGTTTTGCCCCGACCTCATGGCAGTGCACTTTTTACCCGGGGAGAAACCCAGGTGCTGGGTGTGCTTACTCTTGGATCAGGCCGGGATGAGCAGCGAGTGGAAACGTTGAGCGGGGAAGAATTAAGGCCATTTATGCTGCATTACAATTTTCCGCCTTTTTCGGTTGGAGAGGTTAAAAGAATCGGCGGTCCCAGCCGCAGGGATATCGGCCATGGCGGGCTGTCAACAAGAGCCATTGAAAAAGTACTACCTTCCAAAGAAGAATTTGACTATACCATCCGTATTGTCTCCGAGGTTTTAGAATCCAATGGTTCTTCATCCATGGGCACTGTGTGCTCAGGAATACTGGCACTTATGGATGGAGGGGTTCCTATCAAAGCCCCTGTTGCAGGCATTGCCATGGGCCTCGTTAAAGAGGAAGACCAGGTGGTGATTCTCTCCGATATTCTTGGAGATGAAGATCATACCGGGGATATGGATTTTAAGGTTGCCGGGACAAAAGACGGTATCACTGCGCTTCAGATGGATATAAAAATCCTAGAACTGTCACGAGAAATAATGGAAAAAGCCTTGGAACAGGCTCGCGTCGGCAGACTGTTCATTCTCGACAGGATGCTTGAGGCTTTGAAAGAGCCTCGTAACAAAATTTCACCTCACGCACCCACCATCATTACCATTAATGTTGTTCCCGACAAAATCCGCGAAGTGATCGGCCCAGGGGGGAAAACCATCCGCTCCATTCAAAGTGAAACAAATACGCAGGTTGAAATAGATGATTCGGGTCTGGTAAAAATTGCCGCTGTTTCAAAAAAGGATGGAGAGGCTGCAAAAGAGATGATAAACGAAATTATTGCCGTACCCGAAGTCGGACGAATCTATCAAGGGACGGTGGTCAAAATCATGGATTTTGGCGCGTTTGTGCAGATCATGCCCGGCACGGACGGGCTGGTTCATATCTCCCAGCTTGCCGATCATCGAGTGGCAAAAGTGACCGATATTGTAAAAGAAGGAGAAAAAATAAAGGTTAAAGTCCTAGAGGTCAACCGGGATGGAAAGATTCGCCTGAGCCTTAAAGCAGCGCTTGAAGAGGAAAGTTGA
- a CDS encoding pitrilysin family protein codes for MKKTVNKTTLKNGVRILTKKMPHAHSVSMGVWVDVGARDESLKENGLSHLIEHMIFKGTQKRTAFQIAKQFDALGCSTNAFTGYENTCYHARVMDSHLETVVDILSDIFLNSVFDEKELEKERPVILQEIGMVEDNPEEYVHVLSNTAFWGDNPLGRSILGTKENILGFSADDIRHFFKRFYQPDRIVISIAGNLSHKKAVDLVGPNFESVKPGDSFPERMTPLAHSAVNLNHRDSEQGHICLGAKGISITDPRRFAFSILNAVFGGNMSSRLFQNLREQRGLAYSVYSFMSSYVDTGMAGAYVGVDPGKAKESIELILKIMTQLKEVRIGESELEEAKQYIKGNLFLAAESIDNQMVRLALSEINFNRHIPLETMVEKVERVTADNVLELAKVLFQPGHMSLTLLGPTVDKESFEDILSF; via the coding sequence ATGAAAAAAACCGTAAATAAAACAACTTTAAAAAACGGTGTCCGCATTCTGACGAAAAAAATGCCCCATGCCCACAGCGTGTCGATGGGCGTATGGGTAGATGTTGGGGCCAGGGATGAATCGCTGAAGGAAAACGGGCTTTCCCATTTAATCGAACACATGATTTTTAAAGGGACCCAAAAGCGGACGGCTTTTCAGATTGCCAAGCAGTTCGATGCTCTGGGTTGCAGTACCAATGCCTTTACCGGTTATGAAAACACCTGTTACCATGCAAGAGTCATGGACAGCCACTTGGAAACCGTTGTTGATATTCTTTCCGATATTTTTTTAAACTCTGTTTTTGATGAAAAAGAGCTGGAAAAAGAGCGGCCTGTTATTTTACAGGAAATCGGAATGGTTGAGGATAATCCGGAAGAATATGTCCATGTCCTTTCAAATACCGCTTTCTGGGGGGACAATCCCCTGGGACGCTCTATTCTTGGAACCAAAGAAAACATACTTGGTTTCAGTGCAGATGATATTAGACATTTTTTTAAGCGCTTCTATCAACCGGACCGAATTGTCATTTCCATTGCAGGAAACCTTTCCCATAAAAAAGCGGTTGACCTGGTAGGCCCCAACTTTGAATCTGTCAAACCGGGTGATTCGTTCCCTGAACGGATGACTCCCTTGGCACATTCTGCCGTCAATCTGAACCACAGGGATTCGGAACAGGGGCATATCTGTCTGGGAGCAAAAGGGATATCTATTACTGATCCCCGCAGGTTTGCATTTTCTATTTTAAATGCCGTTTTTGGGGGAAATATGAGTTCGAGGCTGTTCCAGAATTTACGGGAACAGAGAGGCCTGGCTTACTCTGTGTATTCTTTCATGTCGTCTTATGTAGATACCGGCATGGCAGGTGCCTATGTTGGCGTAGATCCCGGGAAAGCAAAGGAATCCATCGAGCTGATCTTAAAAATAATGACTCAGCTCAAGGAAGTCCGGATAGGTGAATCCGAACTGGAAGAAGCCAAACAATACATTAAAGGAAATCTTTTTCTTGCAGCTGAAAGTATTGACAACCAGATGGTGCGCCTGGCACTGAGTGAAATAAATTTTAACCGGCATATTCCACTGGAAACAATGGTGGAGAAAGTAGAACGGGTGACCGCAGATAATGTCCTCGAACTGGCAAAAGTGCTGTTTCAACCCGGGCATATGTCTTTGACCCTTCTTGGACCGACTGTCGATAAAGAGTCCTTTGAAGATATTTTAAGCTTTTAA